A window of the Phytoactinopolyspora mesophila genome harbors these coding sequences:
- a CDS encoding PspC domain-containing protein, with translation MTENPSSPPDGGHTYTSSPGMHEELRMLRRSRTDRVVAGVLGGLGRRLGIDPVILRVVTAVLVLFGGAGVLFYAAAWLLLPAEDEPASILDQAIGRREVRDTSAIPLALALGSVTLISSGIVISSAPFGPVLLILAAIGVYTLLKRGAEEPEAEHPPRMPSDVPYVYDAATGTGGWTPPHAAGYAPPNVADPDAGVPSRSTAGASAPETPESTTPVDDATAPDAAVASDLGPVPSTSGSVSQGWPEGPDWGAGDASSSSRYSDLYYLQDQPPEPVAPPAAEPVVKERSVLGFLTFCAALISVGGVALSSVIFGLSPGPMYVAVPLAVVGLGLLVGTWYGRSRGLIWLGILLTLALIPASLANQWSLATGPVELVASADLAALPATNVEHGAGPVDYDLSELELDDGDVVSITVQLGVGPVGVIVPPEADVVVTSSLGLGAQDIFDTSTSGFGRTETYTDFGPDGVGGGQIELTLEVGVGNIEVTRAELEPAP, from the coding sequence ATGACCGAAAACCCGTCGAGCCCGCCGGATGGTGGGCACACCTACACAAGTTCACCAGGGATGCACGAGGAGCTGCGTATGCTGCGGCGCAGCCGCACCGATCGTGTCGTCGCCGGCGTGCTCGGCGGTCTCGGTCGACGCCTCGGTATCGATCCGGTGATCCTGCGGGTGGTCACGGCTGTGCTCGTTCTCTTCGGCGGTGCCGGTGTCCTCTTCTACGCGGCGGCGTGGCTGTTGCTTCCGGCCGAAGACGAGCCGGCCTCGATACTCGACCAGGCGATCGGGCGCCGCGAGGTCCGTGACACCAGCGCCATCCCGCTGGCGCTGGCCCTGGGGTCGGTCACCCTGATCTCGTCCGGCATCGTGATCAGCTCCGCGCCGTTCGGCCCAGTGCTGCTGATCCTCGCGGCGATCGGGGTGTACACCTTGCTGAAACGAGGCGCCGAGGAGCCCGAAGCCGAGCACCCGCCCCGGATGCCCAGCGACGTGCCGTACGTGTATGACGCCGCCACCGGCACCGGCGGTTGGACCCCGCCCCACGCCGCCGGGTATGCACCGCCGAATGTGGCCGACCCGGACGCCGGCGTCCCCTCCAGGTCCACCGCTGGCGCCTCTGCACCGGAAACGCCGGAGTCGACCACGCCGGTGGACGACGCCACCGCGCCGGATGCTGCCGTCGCGTCAGATCTCGGGCCGGTGCCGAGCACGTCAGGCTCGGTTTCGCAGGGGTGGCCGGAAGGGCCAGACTGGGGCGCAGGAGATGCTTCGTCGTCCTCGCGCTACAGCGACCTCTATTACCTCCAGGACCAGCCTCCGGAACCAGTCGCGCCACCCGCGGCTGAGCCGGTGGTCAAAGAGCGTTCAGTACTCGGATTCCTGACGTTCTGCGCGGCGTTGATCTCCGTTGGCGGTGTGGCCCTGTCCAGTGTGATCTTCGGCCTGAGTCCAGGCCCGATGTACGTTGCGGTGCCGTTGGCCGTCGTTGGTCTCGGACTGCTGGTCGGCACCTGGTACGGCCGTTCCCGCGGACTCATCTGGCTGGGCATTCTCTTGACTCTCGCGTTGATCCCGGCCTCCCTGGCCAACCAATGGAGCCTCGCGACCGGGCCGGTGGAGCTGGTCGCGTCCGCGGATCTGGCGGCCCTGCCGGCAACGAACGTGGAACACGGTGCGGGCCCCGTCGACTACGACCTCTCTGAGCTGGAGCTCGACGACGGGGATGTCGTGAGCATCACGGTGCAACTCGGTGTGGGTCCTGTGGGCGTCATCGTGCCGCCGGAGGCTGACGTCGTCGTCACCAGCTCACTGGGTTTGGGCGCACAAGATATCTTCGACACATCCACATCGGGCTTCGGCCGAACCGAAACGTACACGGACTTCGGCCCGGACGGCGTCGGCGGCGGCCAGATAGAACTCACCCTCGAGGTGGGCGTCGGGAATATCGAAGTCACCCGCGCGGAACTGGAGCCGGCCCCATGA
- the guaA gene encoding glutamine-hydrolyzing GMP synthase: MSETTHDTVLVVDFGAQYAQLIARRVREARVYSEIVPHTMPVQEMIAKQPKAIILSGGPSSVYADDAPSIDSSLFDSGIATFGICYGFQAMTVALGGRVARTGLSEFGRTHIDIANPGALLHGVDTGSSVWMSHNDSVTQAPPGFDVLATSGATPVAAFEDTDRGLAGVQWHPEVLHTEYGQVVLEHFLFDIAGIRPTWTMVNIVDDAVETVRAQVGDKQVICALSGGVDSSVAAALVQRAIGDRLTCVFVDHGLLRAGEAEQVERDFVAATGVDLHVVHAEDRFLNALKGVDDPEEKRKIIGREFIRVFEDAAREIVAKAGAEGGEVEFLVQGTLYPDVVESGGGEGAANIKSHHNVGGLPDDLQFTLVEPLRWLFKDEVRAVGEQLGIPADIVWRHPFPGPGLAIRIIGSVDHERLEILRKADAIARAEVTDAGLDRDVWQFPVVLLADVRSVGVQGDGRTYGHPIVLRPVSSEDAMTADWSRLPYELLERISTRITNEVPEVNRVTLDITSKPPGTIEWE, encoded by the coding sequence GTGAGTGAGACCACGCATGACACCGTGCTCGTTGTCGACTTCGGGGCGCAGTATGCGCAACTGATCGCCCGCCGGGTGCGCGAAGCCCGGGTGTACTCCGAGATCGTCCCGCACACCATGCCGGTGCAGGAGATGATCGCGAAACAACCGAAGGCCATCATCCTTTCGGGCGGGCCGTCCAGCGTCTACGCCGACGACGCCCCGTCGATCGACTCCTCCCTGTTCGACTCGGGCATCGCCACGTTCGGCATTTGTTACGGCTTCCAGGCGATGACTGTCGCGCTCGGCGGCCGGGTGGCGCGCACCGGCCTGTCAGAATTCGGCCGTACCCACATCGACATCGCCAACCCCGGCGCCCTGCTGCACGGCGTCGACACGGGGTCGTCAGTGTGGATGAGCCACAACGACTCCGTCACCCAAGCCCCGCCCGGGTTCGACGTCTTGGCCACGTCCGGAGCCACCCCGGTGGCGGCGTTCGAGGACACCGACCGTGGCTTGGCGGGCGTGCAATGGCATCCGGAGGTGCTGCACACCGAGTACGGCCAGGTGGTGCTCGAGCATTTCCTCTTCGACATCGCGGGCATCCGTCCTACCTGGACCATGGTCAACATCGTCGACGACGCCGTGGAGACCGTACGCGCCCAGGTCGGCGACAAACAGGTCATCTGCGCGCTATCCGGCGGCGTCGATTCCTCGGTGGCGGCCGCGCTGGTCCAACGTGCCATCGGCGATCGGCTGACCTGTGTCTTCGTCGACCACGGGCTGCTCCGCGCTGGCGAAGCCGAACAGGTCGAGCGTGATTTCGTCGCAGCTACCGGCGTCGACCTGCACGTGGTGCATGCCGAGGACCGCTTCTTGAATGCGCTCAAGGGGGTCGACGATCCCGAGGAGAAGCGCAAGATCATCGGCCGGGAATTCATCCGCGTCTTCGAGGACGCCGCACGGGAGATCGTCGCCAAGGCGGGTGCCGAGGGCGGCGAGGTCGAGTTCCTCGTCCAGGGCACGCTCTATCCGGACGTCGTCGAATCCGGCGGCGGCGAGGGCGCCGCGAACATCAAGAGTCACCACAACGTTGGCGGGCTCCCGGATGATCTGCAGTTCACGCTGGTGGAGCCGCTGCGCTGGCTGTTCAAGGACGAAGTCCGCGCGGTCGGCGAACAGCTCGGCATCCCGGCCGACATTGTCTGGCGGCACCCGTTTCCCGGCCCTGGCCTGGCAATCCGGATCATCGGCTCGGTCGACCACGAACGGCTGGAGATCCTGCGTAAGGCCGATGCCATCGCGCGGGCGGAGGTCACCGACGCCGGCCTGGACCGCGACGTCTGGCAGTTCCCGGTGGTGCTACTGGCCGACGTTCGCTCGGTGGGAGTGCAGGGAGACGGCCGCACCTACGGGCATCCCATCGTCCTTCGCCCCGTGAGCAGCGAAGACGCGATGACGGCCGACTGGTCGCGGCTCCCGTATGAACTACTCGAGCGGATCTCCACCCGGATCACCAACGAGGTCCCCGAGGTCAACCGGGTCACACTCGACATCACGAGTAAGCCACCCGGCACCATTGAATGGGAGTAG
- a CDS encoding succinate dehydrogenase iron-sulfur subunit, whose protein sequence is MTLTTEAPVKETPDAGAIPSFQVTMRIRRFNPELDTEPRWENHTLTMHGTDRVLDALHKIKWEIDGSLTFRRSCAHGICGSDAMRINGRNRLACKTLLKDLPLKKPVTVEPIKGLAVQKDLVVDMEPFYEAYKSIMPFLVTSGNEPTRERRQSPAERERFDDTTKCILCAACTTSCPVYWSDGQYFGPQAIVGAHRFIFDSRDEGSEQRLEILNDREGVWRCRTTFNCTDACPRGIEVTKAIQEVKQALLFRRV, encoded by the coding sequence ATGACGTTGACCACCGAGGCTCCCGTCAAGGAAACACCTGACGCGGGCGCCATCCCGTCGTTCCAGGTCACCATGCGGATCCGGCGCTTCAACCCGGAGCTCGACACGGAGCCGCGCTGGGAGAACCACACCCTGACCATGCACGGCACCGACCGGGTGCTCGACGCACTTCACAAGATCAAGTGGGAGATCGACGGTTCCCTGACCTTCCGCCGCTCGTGCGCGCATGGCATCTGTGGCTCCGACGCGATGCGGATCAACGGGCGCAACCGGCTCGCGTGCAAGACGCTGCTCAAGGACCTGCCGCTCAAAAAGCCGGTGACGGTGGAGCCGATCAAGGGCCTGGCTGTGCAGAAGGACCTTGTGGTCGACATGGAGCCGTTTTACGAGGCCTACAAGTCGATCATGCCGTTCTTGGTCACGAGCGGGAACGAACCGACGCGGGAGCGGCGCCAGTCGCCCGCGGAACGCGAGCGGTTCGACGACACCACCAAGTGCATCCTCTGCGCCGCCTGCACAACGTCGTGCCCGGTGTATTGGTCCGACGGTCAGTACTTCGGGCCGCAGGCAATCGTCGGCGCGCACCGGTTCATCTTCGACAGCCGGGACGAAGGATCCGAGCAGCGCCTCGAGATCCTCAACGATCGCGAGGGCGTGTGGCGCTGCCGCACCACGTTCAACTGCACCGACGCCTGCCCCCGCGGCATCGAGGTCACCAAGGCGATCCAAGAGGTCAAGCAGGCTCTGCTGTTCCGCCGCGTCTAA
- the sdhA gene encoding succinate dehydrogenase flavoprotein subunit, translating into MQTHQYDVVIIGAGGAGMRAALEAGQRARTAVITKLYPTRSHTGAAQGGMCAALANVEDDNWEWHTFDTVKGGDFLVDQDAAEIMAKEAIDAVLDLEKMGLPFNRTEDGTIDQRRFGGHTRNHGEAAVRRACYSADRTGHMILQTLYQQCLKHDVEFFSEYYVLDVILNEVDGEQRTAGVVAYDLASGEIHIFRAKSVVFATGGAGKVYKTTSNAHTLTGDGMAIAYRRGLPLEDMEFFQFHPTGLAGLGILLSEAARGEGAILRNSEGERFMERYAPTLKDLAPRDVVARAMANEVRAGRGAGPNKDYVLLDLTHLEPAHIDAKLPDITEFARTYLGIEPYTEPVPVYPTAHYAMGGIPTNVETEVLADNKRVLPGMFAAGEVACVSVHGANRLGTNSLLDINVFGRRAGIAAAEFAAKAPWVELPDSPEADTVALLEGMRAREDGERIADVRRALQETMDANAQVFRSEATLKQALADIADLRERYARVSVQDKGKRFNTDLLEAVELGFLLDLAEVIVAGALERKESRGGHFREDYQNRDDVNYMRHTMAYRVAGDDGTAQVRLDYKPVVITRYQPMERKF; encoded by the coding sequence ATGCAGACTCACCAGTACGACGTGGTGATCATCGGCGCCGGCGGCGCTGGAATGCGGGCGGCGCTGGAAGCCGGCCAGCGAGCACGGACCGCCGTCATCACCAAGCTCTATCCCACCCGCTCGCACACCGGCGCCGCCCAGGGCGGCATGTGCGCGGCACTGGCCAACGTCGAGGACGACAACTGGGAATGGCACACCTTCGACACCGTCAAGGGCGGTGACTTCCTCGTTGACCAGGACGCGGCGGAGATCATGGCGAAGGAAGCCATCGACGCGGTGCTCGACCTCGAGAAGATGGGCCTGCCGTTCAACCGGACCGAGGACGGCACCATCGACCAGCGACGTTTCGGTGGGCACACCCGGAACCACGGTGAGGCCGCGGTGCGACGCGCATGCTACTCCGCCGACCGCACCGGTCACATGATCCTGCAGACGCTGTACCAGCAGTGCCTCAAGCACGACGTCGAGTTCTTCAGCGAGTACTACGTCCTCGACGTCATCCTCAACGAGGTGGACGGCGAGCAGCGCACCGCCGGCGTCGTGGCCTACGACCTCGCCAGCGGTGAGATCCACATCTTCCGGGCCAAGTCCGTGGTGTTCGCCACCGGTGGCGCCGGCAAGGTGTACAAGACCACGTCCAACGCGCACACCCTCACCGGCGACGGCATGGCCATCGCCTACCGCCGTGGCCTGCCGCTGGAGGACATGGAGTTCTTCCAGTTCCATCCGACGGGCCTGGCCGGCCTAGGCATCCTGCTCTCCGAAGCGGCCCGCGGCGAAGGCGCCATCCTGCGCAACTCCGAGGGTGAGCGATTCATGGAGCGCTACGCGCCGACGCTGAAGGACCTGGCCCCACGTGACGTCGTCGCCCGCGCCATGGCCAACGAAGTACGGGCGGGCCGCGGCGCCGGGCCGAACAAGGACTACGTCCTGCTCGATCTCACCCACCTCGAACCGGCGCACATCGACGCAAAACTGCCCGACATCACCGAGTTCGCCCGCACGTACCTCGGAATCGAGCCGTACACCGAGCCGGTCCCGGTCTATCCCACCGCGCACTACGCCATGGGCGGCATCCCCACCAACGTGGAGACGGAGGTTCTGGCCGACAACAAGCGGGTGCTTCCGGGCATGTTCGCCGCCGGCGAGGTCGCCTGCGTCAGTGTGCACGGCGCGAACCGGCTCGGGACGAACTCGCTGCTCGACATCAACGTCTTCGGTCGCCGCGCGGGAATCGCCGCGGCCGAATTCGCCGCGAAGGCCCCCTGGGTCGAGCTTCCGGACTCACCGGAAGCCGACACCGTGGCTTTGCTGGAAGGCATGCGCGCGAGAGAGGACGGCGAGCGCATCGCCGACGTCCGGCGGGCTCTGCAGGAAACGATGGACGCCAACGCCCAGGTGTTCCGCTCCGAGGCGACCCTCAAGCAAGCGCTGGCCGACATCGCGGACCTGCGTGAGCGCTACGCCCGGGTCTCTGTGCAAGACAAGGGAAAGCGGTTCAATACCGACCTCTTGGAAGCCGTCGAGCTGGGTTTCCTGCTCGACTTGGCCGAGGTGATCGTCGCTGGTGCCCTCGAGCGCAAGGAATCACGCGGCGGGCATTTCCGTGAGGACTACCAGAACCGCGATGACGTCAATTACATGCGCCACACCATGGCGTACCGAGTCGCAGGTGACGACGGCACCGCCCAAGTCCGGCTGGACTACAAGCCCGTCGTCATCACCCGTTACCAGCCGATGGAGCGTAAGTTCTGA
- a CDS encoding succinate dehydrogenase hydrophobic membrane anchor subunit, which yields MTTTTSIAAPRSPRSPRRLRGRTNTELYAWLFMRVSGLLLIVLVFGHLFVNLMVGEGINALDFAFVAGKWADPFWQIWDLLMLWLAMIHGSNGMRTVINDYAERDQLRMWLKVGLYTAAAITIVLGTLVIFTFDPCPVEAAADLLPSFCPGA from the coding sequence ATGACAACCACGACTTCCATCGCCGCCCCTCGGTCGCCTCGGTCTCCACGCCGGCTCCGCGGACGAACCAACACCGAGCTCTACGCCTGGCTGTTCATGCGGGTCTCCGGCCTGTTGCTGATCGTCCTCGTCTTCGGGCACCTGTTCGTCAACCTAATGGTCGGCGAGGGCATCAACGCACTCGACTTCGCCTTCGTGGCAGGGAAGTGGGCCGATCCGTTCTGGCAGATCTGGGACCTTCTCATGCTGTGGCTGGCCATGATCCACGGCTCCAACGGGATGCGCACTGTCATCAACGACTACGCCGAACGTGACCAGTTGCGGATGTGGCTCAAGGTCGGGCTCTACACCGCGGCGGCCATCACAATCGTGCTCGGCACGCTGGTGATCTTCACGTTCGATCCATGCCCGGTCGAGGCGGCTGCGGACTTGTTGCCGTCGTTCTGCCCCGGCGCTTAG
- the sdhC gene encoding succinate dehydrogenase, cytochrome b556 subunit, with protein MPKAPAGTIYRGREGMWSWVAHRVTGIGIFFFLLVHVLDTALVRVSPEAYNEVIATYKTTIVGLMEAALVGAIIFHAFNGVRIILVDFWGKGPRYQRQMLAGVGVLWLVLMVPFLIRHLSHVFGG; from the coding sequence GTGCCCAAGGCGCCGGCAGGCACGATCTATCGCGGCCGAGAAGGCATGTGGTCGTGGGTGGCCCATCGGGTCACCGGCATCGGTATCTTCTTCTTCCTTCTCGTCCATGTCCTGGACACGGCGCTGGTGCGCGTGTCGCCGGAGGCCTACAACGAGGTCATCGCCACCTACAAGACGACGATCGTCGGGCTGATGGAGGCCGCGCTCGTCGGCGCGATCATCTTCCACGCCTTCAACGGGGTCCGGATCATCCTGGTCGATTTCTGGGGCAAGGGCCCGAGGTACCAGCGCCAGATGCTGGCCGGCGTCGGTGTCCTGTGGCTGGTACTCATGGTCCCGTTCCTGATCCGCCACCTATCTCACGTGTTCGGGGGCTGA